The stretch of DNA TTACTGTCCAATAGTAATTAATACCCTCTGGATAGAAGTGCAATAATGCAGGTTTGTTATGCTTTTTCATCAGATTGGAGATTAACCCCTTATGCTGCTCAAAAGCATCTTTTGATGAAAAGTTTACAAGCATCTCATAATCTCTGCCAAGTTTTTCGGCTTCCTGATATATGCGCTCATCGAGTTTTTCGAACCATTCTTCCGCTGCATCCATTCCGTTACAGACTACGTGCAGATCCGGCATATTCATGCGCCTTGTACGGAAACACAGCATGGTTTCTCCAGACTGTTCGAGACGGTATGAATCTGCTACTTCAAAAGCACCGAAAGGCAGGTTTTTGTAACTCATATTCCAGTTTCTCATCATAGCAAACTGCTGATGACAAGCGGCATATCTGAGAACGTATGAATGTTTTTCAGTTTCAATCTTATAAAGCCTGTCTCCAAACAGCTTAGCATGTTCTGCAACCGGACCTTCATCCAAATTGAACATGTTGGTTCCTTTTACTGTGTAAACTGGAAGTCCCGTAGAATTTACGGTCTGCCAAGAGTAATCAGAACAGAGATCGAATATCAACGCCCCCTTGGGACTGAATGACATGTGTCCTGCATCACTCATGGATTCCCATTGGATTCCAAACTTTTTACAGAGCCTGAGATATTTTGGTTCTCCGCTTAATTTAGACTCTTCATGCAATGCTTCTTTTTTCATCATTATCTGGAAGCATTCTGTACCGTCTTTGAAATCTTCTGGATTTATCATTTTGCCATCGAGCGTATAGACAAAATGTTCATCTTTTCCTTCAGGCTTAGAGACTTCCTCTTCTCCAGTAATTTCTCTGGAAAGCTCTGACAATGGATGTCCTTTGCATGATATTTTAAATGCTTTGTACCATCCAAATGGAACGCGATGAACATCGCCTCCCACGAGTTTTTCTATTTTTCTCATTACGTCTTTTCCTACACTCGGAGATGATAATGAAGATGAAAGGTGAGCATATGGGTAAAGAACAATCCTTTCTGCGCCCACAGTTTCAGCAGTTTCTTTAATGTCTTTAGCAGCTGCTTTGGCAACAGCATCTGGATTGTCTTCATCTCGTTTTTCAACACTGATAAACGCTACTAAAACCTCTTCGAAACGTCCTTGTTTCTCCTCATCAGTAATATCTTCTGCTACCGGTGTAGCTTTTTTGACGTTAAACTCGAGATAATCTGCATGAATGTATAAGGTCTTCATTTAACTCCCACCATCACCCGACCCGTACTAATAATATTGCTTTTGGAGTCTAAGCGCTTTTTAAATATAGGTAGAGGCTGATGCAGGAATAGATGCAAAAAGGTAAGTTTATACGATGTAAAGCGCCACTAAGAATAAGTTTTGCTGGCGGTGGGACTGACGTGTCTCCGTATTGCGATGAACGCGGCGGAGCTGTTTTAAACTCAACTATCGACCAATTTGCATATTGTACAATATCACCTCGATCTGATGAGCAGGCAACGGTGCACTCTTTAGATTATGAAACAATACAGAAATGGAAGGCAGGCAATACTCTAACCTATGATGGCAACTTGGATCTCATTAAAGCAGTAGTCAATCATTTCAAGGTTAAACAGGGATTTGACATGTTTCTTCACTGCGGTGCACCTCCTGGATCTGGTCTGGGATCGTCTTCTGCAGTGATGGTTTCAATAATCGGCGCCATGTCAGAGTGGTTAAACGAATCTTTATCTCAATATGAAATTGCAGAGCTTGCATATATCTTGGAAAGAGAGGAACTGAAACTGCCTGGCGGAAAACAGGATCAATACGCTGCGACCTTCGGGGGATTTAACTTTATGGAGTTTAATCACGACAGGACGCTTGTGACTCCTCTCAGAATCAAATCAGACGTACTCAACGAGCTTAATTATGTGATGCTTCTGGCAAACACAGGTAAAACCAGGGATTCTGGGAATATTATAAAAGCTCAAACACAGGGATATATTGATGGAAATTCCAAGACTTCAGAAGCACTTGACAATGCAAAGCGTCTTGCTGAGGAAATGAAAAATGCCCTGCTGAAAGGCGAGATTCGGTATATGGGAGAACTTCTAAACGAAGCCTGGACATATAAAAAGAATTATACAAATAACATCTCTAATGAGTACTTGGATAAAATTTATAAAACTGCCTTGTCCACAGGAGCAATAGGTGGTAAAATTTCAGGCGCTGGCGGTGGAGGATTCATGTTTTTCATATGTGAATATGATAAAAAGCGTGATGTTGCCCGTGAACTGACATCTCTAGGCGCTAATATAGTCGGATACAACTTTGAAAAATATGGATTTCAGACATGGAGGTTCAACGAATGAGCTATTTGATTGAAGAAGAATTGCATGAAAATACATCAGTCATCTCATCTTTGGACCCGAAACAGATTGAAGCCATATCTGCAGCCATGATTAAAGCAATCAAGAATGGCAATAAAGTGATTTTCTTTGGAAACGGCGGAAGCGCATCAGATGCAGTCCACATAGCTGCTGAGTTTTCTGGCAGATATCTTATGGAAAGACCTGCCATGGACGGCATTGCTCTTTCTTCCTTGTCATCAATAACGGGAATAGGAAATGATTACGGATATGACCGCATATTCATACGGCAATTAGAAGCATGCATGAAAGAAGGAGATGTGGCGGTAGGACTCAGCACCAGCGGAAATTCTAAAAATGTAGTTTTAGCTCTTGAATTTGCAAAGGCAAATGGCGGCATAACTGTTTCATTTACAGGTTCGGGGGGAGCAATAAAAGACATTGTGGATTATCCATTGATAATTCAGTCTACACATACTCCAAGGATCCAGGAAGCGTATCTATGCGCCGGCCATATAATATGCGGCTTGGTGGAAAAAGGAGTGTTTGGGCATAAAGCTGTATTTATAGACAGGGATAATACAATAGCTCCTGATGTCCCATATTGTTCAAACCCAGATGATTTTAATCTATATCCATATGTCGCAGAGTCTCTGAAGAAACTTAACGATGCGGGATACATATCAATACTTGTTACAAACCAGTCTGGAATTGGGAGAGGGTATTTTACAGAAGATACTTTAAAATCGATCCATGATAAAATGAACTCTGAACTTTCCAAACAGGGAGCATTTTTTGATTCTATATATTTCTGTCCGCATACTCCAGAAGACAAGTGTTCCTGCAGAAAACCAAATACTGGCATGCATATGAAAGCAGTGAGGGAGCATCATATAAATCTCCGCGAATCCTGGGTAATTGGGGATAGTGATGCAGATATGGACGCTGGAAAAAAATTAGGATGCAGAACAATTAGAATTGAAGATGGAAATACATTCGAAGATGCTGTGAATACAATCCTAAACGATTAAGAATTAAACCACAATGCACATATAGGATATTGAATAATAAACAGGAGAATACCAATGTCTAAGTCTAGGAAAAAAAGGAAGAAACAGTAAAAATCCTGATGGCTGTTTTTATTGTAGCAATCATGGTAGGTTCAGTTGTATTCGCTTTTGTTCTGATCTAAACAGACCACCTGATGTGTTTATAACATTGAGAATCTGTTAGAAATCAGATGTATAATGTACATCTGGAAGAATCTGCCTGAGTACAGCGTTTCGGTTGTAGATAACAGATATAACATATTGAAAAAACCATATAAAAAATAATACAAATCCAGATGGATTTGTTTGTATTCTGATTTTAAGACTGTGAATTATTCTCAATATTTTTCAGATAAACTGCCTCTAAGTCATTGACAATATTATCCCAGTTATATTTTTGAATTTGCGTTTTGGTGTTACTTATAAGGTTATCTCTTAGCTCCTTGTCCACCATTACTGCGTTGATAGCGTCTGAAAGAGCCTGAGGCTCTTTTGGAGGTATCAGTATGCCAGCATTGCCTACAACTTCTGGAAGGCCTCCAACACGAGAAGCTATTACCGGCTTACAATGCGCAAGAGCTTCTTCAGCAGCCAATCCAAGGGACTCAAATACAGAAGGCATCACAAATGCGGAACAAGTAGTCATCAATCTGGTTTTTGTTTCCTCATCAACATATCCAGTGAATTCTACTTTATCTGTAAGATCGTATTTTCCAACCATCGACCTAAGCAGCTCTTCTTCTGGTCCAGTACCTGCAATCACCAGCTTACAATCTACATTTTTCATTGCTTCAATTAAAGTAGATAAACCTTTAGTCTTAACAAGTCTGCCCACGAAAAGGATAAAATTTTCATCTTTTCCAGAATCAGTAACGAAGTCAACACCTGTCGGTATCACATCAAGATTTTCTTCCTTAAAGTCTCTGGAAATCAGATCATTTTTTACAAAGTCGCTTACACAGATTACGTTTTTATCACGAATCATCTGGCAGAAAAAGAAATCATTCATTGTACTGAGATAGCGCATTGGGCCTTGCCCTTCGCCATATGTATTATGAAATGTAAATACCCATTTCCCACCATAAGATTTCATAGCTTTAGTATATGAAGGGGCCCAGCGGTAGTGGAAATCAACAAGATCCGGTTCCAGATCATTTAATGCCTGGAGAACGCCAGGTGTAGACACGTGCGGCGGATTATAATTCGTATAAAATTTTGAAGGCAGACGTTTTATCGTATACCCGTCCATCTCTTCTTCTAATTCAGTATCTTTCAACTGAGATGTGAGGACTATCATTTCATGTTTTTTAGATAGTCTGCGGCAAATCTCGTGCAGACGGCGTTCTATCCCTCCTTTATACGGATAATAATAGGGATTAAGCTGGACGATTCGCATTATTTACACCTTTCTTTTTGAAGTATGATGCTACTAAGCTAATGGCCATCACAATGATAATCATGACGATTGTGACTTTCTGTGCTGTTCCGTGTTCCATGTAGGTTAAGAAAGCACCACTTAATGCAAGAATCACTCCATATTTTATTAAACCTCCTGCAATAACATACCACATGGACTTTTTCATATCCCAATTAAATAAGTATACAAATGCACCCATAAATGGAATGACTGGTGCTACACGGTTCAATAGGATCATGCGCTCATCCGACACAATCAAGAAATCCCGATATTGATGAGCTACCTTGGCAATTCTCTCTGGGACTTTGATTTTCTTTACAACGGTGTACAATGTAAATACACCACTGACTTCAGCTAGTGCAATTGTAATTAAGATGGCTACGGCAAATACAAAAATGTTAGCGTCTGGGTATGATGTGAAAATAATTACCGTAAACAATTCAGGCAATGTTGGAAATACGATTGCATCGATATAGAATAATAAGAAAATACAGATTAGACCACCTAAGATGCCAAGCGGCTCAAACAGATTTGTAAAAAAAGAGCCAATGTCCAGGATTACCGCCTTCCAGTCTGATGTCTTTTCTTTTTAGCTTCTATGGCATACTCATAAGTCTGCAACAACATAGAAGCACATCTTTCAGAAGAAAATTTCTCCCCAGTCTCTCTTGCATGATCTTTGATTATCTGCGGAGCGTTCAATGCATCGAAAATAGCACCTGAGCATGACTTGATATCATCTTCAAACAAAAATCCGTTTTCTTCATCGTGGATGAGTTCTGCAGTTGCCCGGTAATTTATTCCAGCAACTGGTTTTCCACATGCCATCGCTTCAAGCGTAGTGAGACCTTGTGTTTCAAACTTGGATGCAGTTATAAATGCATCACAGGCTGCATAGTATTCAGGTAAGTCTTCATCAGGTACAAAACCTGCAAATACCGTCTTATCTGAGATACCAGCATTCTCGGCATATTTCATATAGTACTCTTTTGCAGGACCGGTTCCTGCTATAAGCAGCATAATATCTTCATCTTTCTTTACACAATCTGCAAAACTGTCCATTACTAGTTCAATATTTTTTTCTCTGGCTACTCTGCCAAGCTGCAGAAGTACTTTTTTATTTTGCAGCCCATACTTTTCACGTATCCTGCTACCATTTACATTAGTAGAAAAACGCTCACAATCTATACCAGTAGGTACCACATCAATGTGTCTCATTCCAGGTGCCTGAGAGCATAATTCTTTCTTGATTGCGTCCGTTGGAGCGATGACATTATCTGCATGTTCCAGCAGTTTACGAAGGTAAATCCAGGAAAGTCTTTGAGTCATCCATGTTGGGAAAGGAAATGGATTGTAGTATTGGGCCGCATCTGTAACCATAGTGTGAAATGTTACAACTATCGGTTTTCCTGTTTCTCTTGCATCCAGCATGCTTCTGAGAGCCATCACTGCAAGAGCGTGACAGTGTATTACATCAACATCCAGCTCTTTCAAGATGTCTATTTTCTTCTCGATGTAAATTGGGAGATTATATCCTGGATACTTTTTAAACTCCTTAGATCTGTAGTATTGTACACCTTCCTCCTTTTCACCAGTAGGTGATTCAGGAGCAAAAATTATGACTTCGTGACCTTTCTTTTCCAATTGCTCTTTGGATGTTAAGATTGAAGTCACTACTCCATCTTTAGTAGGCAGGTAGGTATCAGTAAACATTGCAATTTTCAACAGTCGTCCCATCCGATCGAAACTTATTGATTTGCATAGCTGAAGGGCATACAGCTTTTAGAGCTTTGGCATGCGATGCAGCTTTTCAGAGTCTAAATAAGTCTGGAGTATGGGGCTCATTGCAGGTACCCCATGTCCAACTGGATAATTCAACTTGATAGATTCATCTAAGATTATTTTAGATCTCAAGTAAGATTCCCAGACGCTCATTCCTTTAGCTAGATATACTGTAATCAGCGACGATAGTATGCATCCCCCACCATGTCCGCGTATCGTTACTCGGGGAACTTCTACTCTGAGAAATTTATTTTTGCTGAACAATGTGTCAATACATGGACCATTGAGATGTCCTCCTTTAATAAGGACAGAATCTGCTCCCATCGCGTGCAGCCTGCGGCAGGCATCCATAATGTCATCCTGGCTGTTTATTTTGATGCCTGTTAGATCTTCTGCTTCTGGTATATTGGGGGTTATCAAAGTAGCGATAGGAATTACAAATTTACAAACTGATTCTATTAATTCATCTGTTTTTAGAGAGTCCCCTACGCCTGCAATAAATACTGGATCTACAACTATCGGAAAGCTTTCAGTTCTCAGCCTTTTAGAAACTTGTTCAGCAACATCTGCGGAGTAG from Candidatus Methanomassiliicoccus intestinalis Issoire-Mx1 encodes:
- a CDS encoding HAD-IIIA family hydrolase is translated as MSYLIEEELHENTSVISSLDPKQIEAISAAMIKAIKNGNKVIFFGNGGSASDAVHIAAEFSGRYLMERPAMDGIALSSLSSITGIGNDYGYDRIFIRQLEACMKEGDVAVGLSTSGNSKNVVLALEFAKANGGITVSFTGSGGAIKDIVDYPLIIQSTHTPRIQEAYLCAGHIICGLVEKGVFGHKAVFIDRDNTIAPDVPYCSNPDDFNLYPYVAESLKKLNDAGYISILVTNQSGIGRGYFTEDTLKSIHDKMNSELSKQGAFFDSIYFCPHTPEDKCSCRKPNTGMHMKAVREHHINLRESWVIGDSDADMDAGKKLGCRTIRIEDGNTFEDAVNTILND
- the thiD gene encoding bifunctional hydroxymethylpyrimidine kinase/phosphomethylpyrimidine kinase — translated: MLVTLTVAGSDSLGGAGIEADIKAMSSLGAHPAVSITAVTSQNSQKVSGIFPIPASVVISQLDAILEDSHVSGAKLGMLYSADVAEQVSKRLRTESFPIVVDPVFIAGVGDSLKTDELIESVCKFVIPIATLITPNIPEAEDLTGIKINSQDDIMDACRRLHAMGADSVLIKGGHLNGPCIDTLFSKNKFLRVEVPRVTIRGHGGGCILSSLITVYLAKGMSVWESYLRSKIILDESIKLNYPVGHGVPAMSPILQTYLDSEKLHRMPKL
- a CDS encoding GHMP family kinase ATP-binding protein; protein product: MSPYCDERGGAVLNSTIDQFAYCTISPRSDEQATVHSLDYETIQKWKAGNTLTYDGNLDLIKAVVNHFKVKQGFDMFLHCGAPPGSGLGSSSAVMVSIIGAMSEWLNESLSQYEIAELAYILEREELKLPGGKQDQYAATFGGFNFMEFNHDRTLVTPLRIKSDVLNELNYVMLLANTGKTRDSGNIIKAQTQGYIDGNSKTSEALDNAKRLAEEMKNALLKGEIRYMGELLNEAWTYKKNYTNNISNEYLDKIYKTALSTGAIGGKISGAGGGGFMFFICEYDKKRDVARELTSLGANIVGYNFEKYGFQTWRFNE
- a CDS encoding glycosyltransferase is translated as MKIAMFTDTYLPTKDGVVTSILTSKEQLEKKGHEVIIFAPESPTGEKEEGVQYYRSKEFKKYPGYNLPIYIEKKIDILKELDVDVIHCHALAVMALRSMLDARETGKPIVVTFHTMVTDAAQYYNPFPFPTWMTQRLSWIYLRKLLEHADNVIAPTDAIKKELCSQAPGMRHIDVVPTGIDCERFSTNVNGSRIREKYGLQNKKVLLQLGRVAREKNIELVMDSFADCVKKDEDIMLLIAGTGPAKEYYMKYAENAGISDKTVFAGFVPDEDLPEYYAACDAFITASKFETQGLTTLEAMACGKPVAGINYRATAELIHDEENGFLFEDDIKSCSGAIFDALNAPQIIKDHARETGEKFSSERCASMLLQTYEYAIEAKKKRHQTGRR
- a CDS encoding threonine--tRNA ligase, which produces MKTLYIHADYLEFNVKKATPVAEDITDEEKQGRFEEVLVAFISVEKRDEDNPDAVAKAAAKDIKETAETVGAERIVLYPYAHLSSSLSSPSVGKDVMRKIEKLVGGDVHRVPFGWYKAFKISCKGHPLSELSREITGEEEVSKPEGKDEHFVYTLDGKMINPEDFKDGTECFQIMMKKEALHEESKLSGEPKYLRLCKKFGIQWESMSDAGHMSFSPKGALIFDLCSDYSWQTVNSTGLPVYTVKGTNMFNLDEGPVAEHAKLFGDRLYKIETEKHSYVLRYAACHQQFAMMRNWNMSYKNLPFGAFEVADSYRLEQSGETMLCFRTRRMNMPDLHVVCNGMDAAEEWFEKLDERIYQEAEKLGRDYEMLVNFSSKDAFEQHKGLISNLMKKHNKPALLHFYPEGINYYWTVNIEYHILDDMKRAREIGTVQIDIGNAHRFGIRYVDEKGKEEYPIILHCAVIGTIERYIYTLLDTAVQMEASGKVGCLPVWVNPEQVRLLTVSDVHQKRANELADTIQSNSVRVSVDDRSITVGKKVRQAKQDWCSYVIVIGDNELESDSFDVYVRSEDKNVKMTIPELIERIKGECANKPFRPLYMPRDLSRRVDFVDQA
- a CDS encoding glycosyltransferase family 4 protein — protein: MRIVQLNPYYYPYKGGIERRLHEICRRLSKKHEMIVLTSQLKDTELEEEMDGYTIKRLPSKFYTNYNPPHVSTPGVLQALNDLEPDLVDFHYRWAPSYTKAMKSYGGKWVFTFHNTYGEGQGPMRYLSTMNDFFFCQMIRDKNVICVSDFVKNDLISRDFKEENLDVIPTGVDFVTDSGKDENFILFVGRLVKTKGLSTLIEAMKNVDCKLVIAGTGPEEELLRSMVGKYDLTDKVEFTGYVDEETKTRLMTTCSAFVMPSVFESLGLAAEEALAHCKPVIASRVGGLPEVVGNAGILIPPKEPQALSDAINAVMVDKELRDNLISNTKTQIQKYNWDNIVNDLEAVYLKNIENNSQS